The following proteins are co-located in the Tripterygium wilfordii isolate XIE 37 chromosome 2, ASM1340144v1, whole genome shotgun sequence genome:
- the LOC120014927 gene encoding coatomer subunit gamma produces MAQPLLKKDDDRDEEVEYSPFMGIEKGAVLQEARVFNDPQLDARRCSQVITKLLYLLNQGETFTKIEATEVFFAVTKLFQSRDIGLRRMVYLMIKELSPSADEVIIVTSSLMKDMNSKTDMYRANAIRVLCRITDGTLLTQIERYLKQAIVDKNPVVASAALISGIHLLQTNPEIVKRWSNEVQEAVQSRAALVQFHALALLHQIRQNDRLAVSKLVTSLTRGTVRSPLAQCLLIRYTSQVIRESAPNTQTGDRPFYDYLEGCLRHKAEMVIFEAARAITELSGVTSRELTPAITVLQLFLSSSKPVLRFAAVRTLNKVAMTHPMAVTNCNIDMESLISDQNRSIATLAITTLLKTGNESSVERLMKQITNFMSDIADEFKIVVVDAIRSLCLKFPLKYRSLMNFLSNILREEGGFDYKKAIVDSIVILIRDIPEAKESGLLHLCEFIEDCEFTYLSTQILHFLGIEGPKTSDPSKYIRYIYNRVHLENATVRACAVSTLARFGAVVDTLKPRIFVLLKRCLYDGDDEVRDRATLYLNTLGGDGSVVETDKDVKDFLFGSLDVPLLNLETTLKNYEPSEEPFDIASVPKEVKSQPLAEKKAPGKKPTGLGAPSTGPVSTVDAYEKLLSSIPEFAEFGKLFKSSAPVELTEAETEYAVNVVKHIFDRHVVFQYNCTNTIPEQLLENVTVIVDASEAEEFLEFATRPLRSLPFDSPGQTFVAFEKPEGEPTVGKFSNMLRFIVKEVDPTTGEAEEDGVEDEYQLEDLEVVAADYMIKVGVSNFRNAWESMGPDFERIDEYGLGPRESLAESVNAVINLLGMQPCEGTEAVPQNSRSHTCLLSGLYIGSVRVLVRLQFGIDGQKEVAMKLVVRSEDESVSDAIHEIVASG; encoded by the exons ATGGCTCAGCCTCTGCTCAAGAAGGACGATGATCGCGACGAAGAAG TTGAATACTCTCCATTTATGGGGATTGAAAAGGGTGCTGTTCTTCAAGAGGCTAGGGTTTTCAATGACCCGCAACTTGATGCAAGAAGATGCTCTCAG GTCATTACAAAGCTTCTCTATTTGCTGAACCAAGGAGAAACATTCACCAAG ATAGAAGCAACAGAAGTTTTCTTTGCAGTGACCAAGCTTTTTCAGTCAAGAGATATAGGTTTGAGGAGAATGGTCTATTTGATGATAAAGGAGCTTTCTCCATCTGCCGATGAG GTTATTATTGTGACAAGCTCCCTGATGAAGGACATGAATAGCAAGACTGATATGTATCGGGCAAATGCTATTCGCGTGCTTTGTCGGATAACTGATGGAACCCTTCTCACTCAAATTGAGCGATACTTGAAGCAGGCTATTGTTGATAAGAATCCTGTTGTTGCTAGTGCAGCCTTAATCAGTGGGATCCATTTACTCCAG ACAAACCCTGAGATTGTCAAAAGGTGGAGTAATGAAGTTCAGGAAGCTGTACAGTCAAGGGCTGCCCTTGTACAATTTCATGCTCTAGCCTTGCTGCATCAG ATACGACAAAATGATCGATTAGCTGTAAGCAAGTTAGTTACCAGTTTGACAAGGGGAACTGTTCGCTCACCTTTGGCTCAATGTCTTTTGATACGTTATACCAGTCAG GTTATTCGTGAGTCAGCCCCAAATACACAAACAGGCGATCGCCCCTTTTATGATTATCTTGAAGGTTGTTTGCGCCATAAGGCAGAGATGGTGATTTTTGAGGCTGCAAGAGCAATTACTGAGCTCAGTGGTGTGACAAGCCGTGAGTTGACTCCAGCTATTACGGTTCTCCAGCTATTTTTAAGTTCTTCCAAGCCAGTACTGAGATTTGCAGCTGTCCGCACTTTGAACAAG GTGGCTATGACTCATCCAATGGCTGTCACTAACTGCAACATTGATATGGAGAGTCTGATCTCAGACCAAAACAGAAGCATTGCCACTCTTGCAATCACCACACTTCTGAAGACTGGAAATGAATCAAGTGTCGAGCGCCTGATGAAGCAGATAACAAATTTCATGTCTGATATTGCAgatgagtttaaaattgttgTTGTGGATGCCATTAGATCATTATGTTTGAAGTTCCCTCTGAAGTACAGATCTCT GATGAACTTCCTAAGCAACATTCTGAGGGAAGAAGGTGGGTTTGATTACAAGAAGGCGATCGTGGATTCCATTGTGATTTTAATAAGAGATATCCCAGAAGCTAAAGAAAGTGGGTTGCTTCATTTGTGCGAGTTTATTGAAGATTGTGAATTCACCTATCTTTCCACTCAG ATACTTCATTTTCTGGGGATTGAAGGGCCAAAAACCTCAGATCCTAGCAAATATATACGATATATCTATAACCGTGTGCATCTTGAGAATGCGACTGTTCGTGCCTGTGCCGTAAGCACATTGGCAAGGTTTGGAGCTGTCGTTGATACTTTGAAG CCTCGCATATTTGTTCTGCTGAAACGCTGTCTCTATGATGGTGATGACGAG GTTCGTGATAGGGCAACACTTTATCTCAATACACTTGGCGGTGATGGTTCAGTTGTAGAAACTGACAAAGATGTAAAAGATTTTCTATTTGGGTCATTAGATGTCCCACTTCTCAACCTGGAAACAACTTTGAAAAATTAT GAACCATCTGAAGAACCATTTGACATAGCTTCTGTGCCAAAGGAGGTTAAGTCGCAGCCACTTGCTGAGAAGAAAGCCCCAGGCAAAAAACCTACTGGTCTTGGTGCTCCATCTACTGGCCCTGTATCTACAGTTGATGCTTATGAAAAGCTTTTATCCTCAATTCCAGAATTTGCAGAGTTTGGGAAGCTTTTCAAG TCCTCGGCCCCTGTGGAGCTTACTGAAGCAGAAACTGAATATGCTGTTAATGTAGTTAAGCACATCTTTGATAGGCACGTAGTGTTCCAGTACAACTGCACCAACACAATTCCAGAGCAATTACTAGAAAAC GTCACTGTTATTGTTGATGCTTCAGAAGCTGAGGAGTTCTTGGAATTCGCAACCAGGCCTCTGAGGTCTCTTCCTTTTGATTCTCCTGGACAGACCTTTGTGGCATTTGAGAAGCCGGAGGGAGAACCTACTgttggaaaattttcaaatatgttGAGGTTCATTGTAAAGGAG GTTGATCCAACTACTGGTGAGGCGGAGGAGGATGGCGTGGAAGATGAATACCAGTTGGAGGACCTTGAGGTTGTTGCAGCAGATTATATGATTAAAGTGGGGGTATCCAATTTCAGGAATGCGTGGGAAAGCATGGGCCCAGATTTTGAACGCATAGATGAATATGGACTTGGTCCCAGGGAGAGCTTGGCTGAATCTGTGAATGCTGTAATCAACCTTCTAGGCATGCAGCCATGTGAG GGCACAGAGGCAGTCCCACAAAATTCTAGGTCGCACACATGTCTACTGTCTGGTTTGTACATAGGCAGTGTGAGGGTTCTTGTGCGTTTGCAATTTGGAATCGATGGCCAAAAGGAGGTTGCCATGAAATTGGTTGTTAGATCGGAAGATGAAAGTGTCAGTGATGCCATCCACGAGATTGTTGCAAGCGGCTAG
- the LOC120016644 gene encoding guanine nucleotide-binding protein subunit beta-2 codes for MSVAELKERHVAATETVNNLREQLRLRRLQLLDTDVATYARGHQRTPVTFGPTDLVCCRTLQGHTGKVYSLDWTPERNRIVSASQDGRLIVWNALTSQKTHAIKLPCAWVMTCAFSLSGQSVACGGLDSVCSIFNLNSPTDKDGNLPVSRMLSGHKGYVSSCQYVPDEDSHLITGSGDQTCVLWDITTGLRTSVFGGEFQSGHTADVLSVSINGSNSRMFVSGSCDGTARLWDTRVASRAVRTFHGHEGDVNTVKFFPDGNRFGTGSDDGTCRLFDIRTGHQLQVYYQQHGDDEVPHVTSIAFSISGRLLFAGYSNGDCYVWDTLLAEVVLNLGSLQNSHEGRITCLGLSADGSALCTGSWDTNLKIWAFGGHRRVI; via the exons ATGTCTGTCGCCGAGCTCAAAGAGCGCCACGTGGCTGCGACGGAGACGGTGAACAATCTAAGAGAGCAGTTGAGGCTGAGGCGGCTTCAGTTGCTCGACACAGATG TTGCGACTTATGCGAGGGGGCACCAAAGAACTCCGGTCACATTCGGCCCCACCGATCTAGTGTGCTGCAGGACGCTTCAAGGACACACCGGAAAG GTTTATTCCTTGGATTGGACTCCTGAAAGGAATAGAATTGTCAGTGCGTCTCAAGATGGGCGGTTGATAGTGTGGAATGCTCTGACCAGCCAGAAAACTCATGCCATTAAGCTGCCTTGTGCGTGGGTCATGACATGTGCTTTCTCTCTGAGCGGACAATCAGTTGCCTGTGGGGGACTTGATAGTGTATGCTCAATTTTCAACCTGAATTCACCAACTGACAAAGATGGAAACTTACCGGTATCAAGAATGCTTAGTGGGCACAAGGGTTATGTCTCTTCCTGTCAGTATGTTCCAGATGAGGATAGTCACCTCATCACTGGTTCTGGTGATCAAACGTGTGTTCTGTGGGATATTACGACAGGCCTTAGGACTTCTGTTTTTGGAGGTGAATTTCAGTCTGGACATACAGCTGATGTATTAAG TGTCTCGATAAACGGATCAAACTCAAGAATGTTTGTCTCTGGTTCTTGTGATGGAACTGCCCGGTTGTGGGACACACGTGTTGCAAGTCGTGCTGTGCGTACTTTTCATGGTCATGAGGGAGATGTTAATACTGTAAAGTTCTTCCCCGATGGCAACCGATTTGGAACTGGCTCAGATGACGGAACTTGCAGGTTATTTGACATTAGGACAGGGCACCAACTTCAAGTATACTATCAGCAGCATGGCGATGATGAAGTCCCTCACGTGACTTCCATCGCATTCTCCATTTCAGGAAGGCTTCTCTTTGCTGGATACTCAAACGGAGATTGCTATGTATGGGATACTTTATTGGCAGAG GTTGTTTTGAACCTGGGATCCCTCCAGAACTCACATGAAGGAAGAATAACCTGTCTGGGTTTGTCAGCTGATGGGAGTGCCTTATGTACAGGAAGTTGGGACACAAACTTAAAG aTTTGGGCTTTTGGAGGACACAGAAGGGTTATATGA
- the LOC119981098 gene encoding glucan endo-1,3-beta-glucosidase 7 produces MASSLLFFLSFLLQVLCLANSQSFIGVNYGQVADNLPPPSTTSKLLQSTSIERIRLYGADPAIIKALANTGIGIVIGAANGEIPNLASDPNSATQWVNSNVLAYYPSSNVALITVGNEVLMSNDQALISQLLPAMQNVQRAIAAASLGGKVKVSTVHSMTVLAQSDPPSSGLFKTSYQDVLKGLLQFQRDNGSPFAVNPYPFFAYQSDPRPETLAFCLFQPNSGRVDSGNGIKYMNMFDAQVDAVHSALNAMGFKDIDIVVAETGWPYKGDPNEVGPSVENAKGYNGNLIAHLRSMVGTPLMPGKSVETYIFALYDENLKPGPASERAFGLFRPDLTMTYDAGLSKSSQNQSTPTAPVTPVAPKPTTTGWCLPKADVSDAQLQANLDYACSHGIDCGPIQPNGACFEPNNVQSHAAYAMNLYYQTSDKNPWNCDFSQTATISSANPSYNTCIYPGGST; encoded by the exons ATGGCTTCTTCactcctcttcttcctttctttcctcTTACAGGTTCTTTGCCTCGCCA ATTCGCAGTCATTCATCGGAGTAAACTATGGCCAAGTCGCCGATAACCTCCCTCCGCCGTCGACCACGTCGAAGCTCCTGCAGTCGACCAGTATCGAGAGAATTAGGCTCTACGGCGCAGATCCGGCTATTATTAAGGCGCTAGCGAACACCGGTATCGGTATCGTTATCGGTGCCGCAAACGGAGAGATACCGAATTTGGCGTCCGATCCGAACTCGGCGACTCAGTGGGTCAACTCGAATGTTCTGGCTTACTATCCTTCGAGCAACGTCGCGCTTATCACCGTTGGCAACGAG GTATTGATGTCCAATGACCAGGCATTGATCTCTCAGCTCTTGCCGGCGATGCAAAATGTCCAAAGGGCCATTGCGGCTGCCTCACTCGGCGGGAAAGTTAAGGTCTCCACCGTGCACTCCATGACCGTTTTGGCTCAGTCCGACCCGCCGTCTTCTGGTTTATTCAAAACGTCATATCAGGACGTGTTGAAGGGATTATTACAGTTCCAAAGAGACAATGGCTCCCCCTTTGCTGTCAACCCGTACCCGTTTTTCGCTTACCAAAGCGATCCGAGGCCCGAGACCTTGGCTTTTTGCCTTTTCCAACCCAACTCAGGACGAGTCGACTCGGGGAATGGCATCAAGTACATGAACATGTTCGATGCTCAG GTTGATGCTGTACATTCTGCCCTGAATGCTATGGGATTCAAAGACATCGATATTGTGGTAGCTGAGACCGGTTGGCCTTACAAAGGAGACCCTAATGAAGTTGGACCCAGTGTAGAGAATGCAAAGGGATATAATGGAAATTTAATTGCTCATCTTAGATCAATGGTCGGTACCCCTCTAATGCCTGGAAAATCTGTGGAGACTTATATCTTTGCGCTATATGATGAGAATTTGAAACCTGGTCCTGCCTCTGAGAGGGCATTTGGACTCTTCAGACCGGACCTTACGATGACATATGATGCCGGTTTGTCAAAGAGTAGCCAG AATCAATCAACTCCAACGGCACCGGTGACACCAGTAGCCCCAAAACCAACAACAACAGGTTGGTGTCTCCCCAAGGCAGATGTTTCAGATGCTCAGTTACAGGCAAATCTAGACTATGCATGTAGCCACGGCATTGATTGCGGCCCAATTCAACCAAATGGGGCCTGTTTTGAACCAAATAATGTGCAATCACATGCTGCTTATGCCATGAACCTCTACTATCAAACCTCCGACAAGAATCCATGGAACTGTGATTTCTCCCAAACGGCTACAATCTCTTCTGCAAATCCGA GCTATAATACTTGTATCTACCCTGGTGGGAGCACCTGA